The DNA window AGGGCCTGCCCCCACCACCCGGCGGCTGCCTGGAGCGCGAAGACATCGCGCCGCTGGTAGCCCCAGCACGGACCACCTGAGGCTGTGGGTCTTGCCCTAGGGCACCCCCAAGATTAGGTCGCATCAAGCACTCGCTGGGAGGATGGTGGCTCGTGATCGGTTCGTGGCGCGCCCGGCTCGTCGTTCTCGCTGTCGCGGCGCTGGCCGCAACAACCATGGTCGCGGCTCCGGCGCAGGCCAGTCTGCGGGCACCCGACGCCCCCTACTACGTGTCCCTCGGTGACTCGCTTGCCTTCGGCTAATAGCCCAACCTGGTCGCCAAGGGTGACTACAACCCCGCCGACTACCGCAGCTACGCGGAGGACTACGCGTCGCTGACCCGCTCGCTCCAGCTGGTCAACTACGGCTGCCCCGGCGAGACGACCACGACCTTGATCCATGGTGGATGTCCCTGGCTGCCGGCCCCGCTGCACAGCTCCTACGGCACGTCCCCCTCACAGCTGGCCGCGGCGCAAGCCTTCCTGGGCGCACACGGCGCTCAGACAAAGCTGGTGACCATCGACATCGGGTCCAACGACCTGCTCGCCCTGGTGGAGCGCTGCAAACCGGACCTGACCTGCGTGCAGGCTGGCATCACCGCGACCCTGACCACGATCGAGACCAACGACGCGGTCATCCTCGGGACCGTGCGCGCGCTGGCACCCTCGGCACGCATCGTCATGTTCAACCTCTACAACCCGCTCGCCCTGACCGTGCCCGGCAGCGACACCCTCCTCGCCGGGGTCAACCAGGCGCTGGCCGCTTTCGCGGCGTCCGAGCACGTGCAGCTCGCTGACGCGTTCGGTGCGATCAACGGCGTAGCCGGTTCCCCGCAGGAGACGGCTCGGCTGTGCCTGCTCACCTGGGAGTGCACGTCGTACGCCAACATCCACCCCACCACGCTGGGGTACTGGTCGTTGGCCTTCGCCCTGGTCAAGGCCCTGAGGCCGTAGTCGGTGAGCTGACCACCTGGACCAAGCCCCGCGGTGCTGGCCGCGCCGCAGGTCGGACCGCGGCGTCCCATTCAGCGAGCAGGCCGGCCGCTACCCTGCCGGGATGACCGAGCGGGTGCCAGTGGCGATCATGGGC is part of the Actinomycetes bacterium genome and encodes:
- a CDS encoding SGNH/GDSL hydrolase family protein encodes the protein MVAKGDYNPADYRSYAEDYASLTRSLQLVNYGCPGETTTTLIHGGCPWLPAPLHSSYGTSPSQLAAAQAFLGAHGAQTKLVTIDIGSNDLLALVERCKPDLTCVQAGITATLTTIETNDAVILGTVRALAPSARIVMFNLYNPLALTVPGSDTLLAGVNQALAAFAASEHVQLADAFGAINGVAGSPQETARLCLLTWECTSYANIHPTTLGYWSLAFALVKALRP